A single region of the Pontimicrobium sp. SW4 genome encodes:
- a CDS encoding DUF456 domain-containing protein: MDIFLVFVAGLFMLLGIIGSFLPILPGPLTSWFGLLILHLTDAIPMNWVFLGIWLTVAILIWLLDYFIPAMGTKRFGGSKYGMIGTTVGLLVGLFSPIPFGIIIGAFVGALIGELINKNDTNVAIKAAFGSFLGFLTSTFLKFIFAVIFLGLYFVKVWEYKSVLF, encoded by the coding sequence ATGGATATATTTTTAGTTTTTGTTGCTGGCCTATTTATGCTTTTAGGTATTATAGGTAGCTTTTTACCAATATTACCAGGTCCTTTAACTAGTTGGTTCGGGCTTTTAATTTTGCATCTTACTGATGCTATTCCTATGAACTGGGTGTTTCTAGGTATTTGGCTTACTGTTGCAATACTTATTTGGTTACTGGATTATTTTATTCCTGCCATGGGGACCAAAAGGTTTGGAGGTAGCAAGTATGGCATGATTGGGACTACTGTTGGGCTTTTAGTTGGTTTATTTTCTCCTATTCCATTTGGAATTATTATTGGTGCTTTTGTTGGTGCTTTAATTGGAGAGCTTATAAATAAAAATGACACAAATGTTGCTATAAAAGCTGCTTTTGGATCTTTTCTTGGGTTTTTAACCTCGACCTTTTTAAAGTTTATTTTTGCTGTAATCTTTTTAGGTCTCTACTTTGTAAAAGTTTGGGAGTATAAAAGTGTTTTATTTTAA
- a CDS encoding BlaI/MecI/CopY family transcriptional regulator, whose product MKQLTKAEEDIMQVLWQLKKANVKAIIDVLPEPKPAYNTVSTIVRILESKGFVDYDKKGKGHIYYPLVQQQDYSNQSLNKLVDNYFQGSFKSMVSFFVKKNDINLNELESVLKEINKEE is encoded by the coding sequence ATGAAACAGTTAACGAAAGCCGAAGAAGATATAATGCAAGTACTATGGCAATTAAAAAAAGCCAACGTTAAAGCCATTATAGATGTATTGCCAGAACCAAAACCAGCCTATAATACGGTTTCTACTATAGTTAGAATATTAGAAAGTAAGGGCTTTGTGGATTATGATAAAAAAGGAAAAGGACATATATACTACCCTTTAGTGCAACAACAAGATTATAGTAACCAATCGCTCAATAAATTGGTAGATAATTATTTTCAAGGCTCTTTTAAAAGTATGGTGTCGTTTTTTGTAAAAAAGAATGATATCAATTTAAACGAACTAGAATCGGTATTAAAAGAAATTAATAAAGAGGAATAA
- a CDS encoding energy transducer TonB, producing the protein MVQYIIQIIAFQVFFLLVYDVFLKRETFFNWNRFYLIGTSVLSLILPFVKVTAFKELVPKDYIVTLPEVFIGNKTVSNAEIVLPEVEITKQAFSWNLETLFYLGVVIASLLFVFKIVHILLLIYKNPKRWKGNVLLVELINSTSAFSFFHYVFLGANLKEEEQKVIIKHELVHVTQKHTLDLLFFEIQRIVFWFNPLVYMYQTRIRSLHEFIADQEALKTQNKSDYYQNLLSQVFDTQNVSFVNAFFKKSLIKKRIIMLSKSKSKQIVKFKYALLIPVVFGILVYTSSNAQENINKTETQELTFEQLVEKYYQEFLDMKAEGIANYHEAKRERKDKYVLSRDEHAKSNAYIKYSYKSIMLNPNPNKEKINKEFVLYREKVIKNLKNYKEYLAWKKTDEAKEIWENNIENGVLRLVVDDLDNLTSEEKNKYNKKKELLSKDVFFTQLMMTDVNGRRIFAYFNPNEFSSANKTDDTKAALINNPSVNVGFDVVEQPPMFEGCETLSREEQRKCTSEAITKHILKNFSTDLAGDLGLTGRQKIATVFKIDKEGNIIDVKVRAPHPRLEEEAKRVIKSLPKMIPGKQKGETVVVPYSLPIIFQVADSTDKKLAQQESIMIDEVEVPFYVIEQPPMSKDCETLASIEEQRKCTSDAITKHILENFSADLAGDLGLTGRQTIRVMFKINKEGDIEGVVARAPHPRLEEEAKRVIKSLPKMIPGKQKGKTVVVPYSLPIIFEVADKTDDKPSNNKIKHEEVPNKNQDIEVPYSHIEQPPMSKECKMLNSAEEQRKCTSQAVQKHVAKNFNTNLAGDLGLLGRQTIITMFKIDEKGRIVNIKARAPHPKLEEEAIRVIKSLPKMIPGKQKGKRVVVPFSLPIVFEVKESPNAIISYLTTENSNSKKDVEKQDSKEVPLVALDESPIYPGCNVTSSSDKLKECFKNSLANFISKEFGKNLPKNIDSELEPRQKILAMFKIDKTGYIESIRVRAKHPELEKEAIRVLKALPKMTPGKHKGVTVIVPYSVPIMYELGEKKN; encoded by the coding sequence ATGGTGCAGTATATTATTCAAATCATCGCTTTTCAAGTGTTCTTTTTATTGGTTTATGATGTATTCTTAAAAAGAGAAACCTTCTTTAATTGGAACAGGTTTTACTTAATTGGTACATCTGTATTGTCATTAATACTTCCGTTTGTTAAGGTTACTGCTTTTAAAGAATTAGTACCTAAAGATTACATAGTAACATTACCTGAAGTGTTTATTGGAAACAAAACAGTTAGCAATGCAGAAATAGTTTTACCAGAAGTTGAAATTACAAAGCAAGCATTTTCTTGGAATTTAGAGACATTGTTTTATTTGGGAGTTGTTATTGCTAGCTTATTGTTTGTTTTTAAAATAGTACATATTCTTCTGCTTATCTATAAAAATCCAAAGCGATGGAAAGGGAATGTATTGTTAGTGGAATTAATAAACAGTACATCAGCTTTTTCATTTTTTCATTATGTGTTCTTAGGTGCTAACTTGAAAGAAGAAGAACAAAAAGTCATCATAAAGCACGAGCTAGTACATGTTACTCAAAAACACACGTTGGATCTTTTGTTTTTCGAGATACAGCGTATTGTATTTTGGTTTAATCCATTAGTGTATATGTATCAAACTCGAATACGCTCATTACACGAATTTATTGCCGACCAAGAGGCTTTAAAGACTCAAAATAAGTCGGACTATTATCAAAATTTATTATCACAAGTTTTCGACACACAAAATGTATCATTTGTCAATGCATTTTTTAAGAAATCATTAATTAAAAAACGAATCATCATGTTGTCAAAATCAAAATCAAAACAAATAGTAAAGTTTAAGTATGCTTTGTTAATTCCAGTGGTGTTTGGGATCCTAGTATATACCTCATCAAATGCGCAAGAAAATATAAATAAAACAGAAACTCAAGAATTGACCTTTGAACAATTAGTTGAAAAATATTATCAAGAGTTTTTAGATATGAAAGCTGAAGGAATTGCAAATTATCATGAAGCAAAACGGGAACGAAAAGACAAGTATGTTTTGAGTAGAGATGAACATGCAAAATCTAATGCCTATATTAAATACTCCTATAAAAGTATTATGCTAAATCCAAATCCTAATAAAGAAAAAATAAACAAAGAATTTGTTTTATACCGTGAAAAAGTGATTAAAAATCTGAAAAATTACAAGGAGTATTTGGCATGGAAAAAAACGGATGAAGCTAAAGAGATTTGGGAAAATAATATTGAAAATGGTGTGCTAAGATTGGTAGTTGACGATTTGGATAATTTAACTTCTGAAGAAAAAAATAAATACAATAAGAAAAAGGAGCTATTATCTAAAGACGTATTTTTTACGCAGCTCATGATGACAGATGTTAACGGCAGAAGAATTTTTGCATACTTTAACCCAAATGAATTCTCTAGCGCCAATAAAACCGATGATACTAAAGCGGCACTTATAAATAACCCAAGTGTAAATGTTGGATTTGATGTAGTAGAACAGCCACCAATGTTTGAGGGTTGTGAAACACTATCTAGAGAAGAGCAAAGAAAATGTACGTCTGAAGCTATTACAAAACACATTCTAAAAAATTTTAGTACAGACTTGGCTGGAGACTTAGGTTTAACAGGAAGACAAAAAATTGCTACTGTATTTAAAATAGATAAAGAAGGAAATATTATAGATGTAAAGGTAAGAGCACCACATCCAAGACTAGAAGAAGAAGCCAAAAGAGTAATTAAAAGCTTGCCAAAAATGATTCCTGGAAAACAAAAAGGAGAAACAGTGGTGGTACCTTATTCCTTGCCAATTATTTTTCAAGTTGCTGACAGCACTGATAAAAAACTCGCACAACAAGAAAGTATAATGATTGATGAAGTAGAGGTTCCTTTTTATGTTATAGAACAACCACCAATGTCTAAAGATTGTGAAACGCTCGCTTCAATCGAAGAACAAAGAAAATGTACATCTGATGCTATTACAAAACATATTCTAGAAAATTTTAGTGCAGACTTAGCAGGAGATTTAGGCTTAACAGGAAGACAAACCATTAGAGTCATGTTTAAAATCAATAAGGAAGGTGATATTGAGGGCGTAGTTGCTAGAGCACCACATCCAAGATTAGAAGAAGAAGCCAAAAGAGTCATTAAAAGCTTACCAAAAATGATTCCTGGAAAACAAAAAGGTAAAACAGTAGTGGTGCCTTATTCCTTACCAATTATTTTTGAAGTAGCCGACAAAACAGATGATAAACCTTCTAACAACAAAATCAAACATGAAGAAGTTCCTAATAAAAATCAGGATATTGAAGTCCCTTACTCACATATAGAACAACCACCTATGTCTAAAGAATGTAAAATGCTCAATTCTGCAGAAGAGCAAAGAAAGTGTACGTCTCAAGCTGTTCAAAAGCATGTGGCTAAAAACTTTAATACAAATTTAGCTGGAGATTTAGGCTTGTTAGGAAGACAAACAATTATAACTATGTTTAAAATAGATGAAAAAGGTAGAATTGTTAATATAAAAGCGAGAGCTCCACACCCAAAATTAGAAGAAGAAGCCATAAGAGTGATTAAAAGCCTCCCAAAAATGATTCCTGGAAAACAAAAAGGTAAAAGAGTGGTAGTGCCTTTTTCGTTGCCTATTGTTTTTGAAGTAAAAGAGAGCCCTAATGCGATTATTAGTTATTTGACAACGGAAAACTCAAATTCTAAAAAGGATGTAGAAAAACAAGACTCTAAGGAAGTGCCTTTAGTAGCTCTCGATGAATCACCAATTTATCCAGGTTGTAATGTGACCTCTTCTAGCGATAAACTAAAAGAATGCTTTAAAAACAGTTTAGCTAATTTCATCTCTAAAGAATTTGGCAAAAACTTACCAAAAAATATAGACTCCGAGTTAGAACCAAGACAAAAAATATTGGCTATGTTTAAGATAGACAAAACAGGATATATTGAATCTATTAGAGTTAGGGCCAAACATCCAGAATTAGAAAAAGAAGCCATAAGAGTATTAAAAGCATTGCCAAAAATGACTCCCGGAAAACACAAAGGAGTTACGGTGATTGTACCCTATTCTGTACCAATAATGTATGAGTTAGGAGAAAAGAAAAATTAG
- a CDS encoding tetratricopeptide repeat protein, translated as MKNLLQILILMCFVAINAQTQTLHLADSLYLHGNYTKAIEAYKNHKNQDEVYDKIAKAYIALGNYDEALINYENSLKKNPKDALTLFDYGKLLTRVKKHKEALEVFYKLIDIDYRNPNYHYESGLVMQKLGDSTSQNRFRTAFDLDNTHQKTIFQIAKHHLTKRHHKVVDRYIDIGLSTYANNKELISLKAQNFYWKEDYGNAAKWFEKLLELNESSQFIHEKLSFCYDRVYEPEKAIEHQLIALKFDPKNATNLFILGQLYQDIDDFKNAEKYYKESLALLDKPLDAEYIKLAGVYSRQKKYKESIDAYKKAIDENPKNERAHFLSIYVKDQYYEDIDARIKLFENFNNRFPQSKFKTLVNYKIDELKKEKFMKTD; from the coding sequence ATGAAAAATTTACTTCAAATATTAATTTTAATGTGTTTTGTAGCGATAAACGCGCAAACACAAACACTGCATCTAGCAGATAGTTTGTATTTGCATGGTAATTATACTAAAGCGATAGAAGCATATAAAAATCATAAAAACCAAGATGAGGTCTACGATAAAATTGCTAAGGCATACATCGCTTTAGGAAATTATGATGAGGCTCTAATTAATTACGAAAATAGCCTAAAGAAAAACCCAAAGGATGCATTAACCTTGTTCGATTATGGTAAATTATTAACTAGAGTTAAAAAACACAAAGAAGCTTTGGAGGTTTTTTATAAACTTATCGATATTGATTACAGAAATCCAAATTATCATTATGAAAGTGGTCTAGTAATGCAAAAATTAGGTGATTCTACAAGTCAGAATCGTTTTAGAACAGCATTCGATTTAGATAATACACACCAAAAAACTATTTTTCAAATTGCGAAACACCATTTAACAAAAAGACATCATAAAGTGGTTGATAGGTACATAGATATTGGTTTAAGCACGTATGCCAATAATAAAGAACTCATTAGCTTAAAAGCTCAAAATTTTTATTGGAAAGAAGATTATGGAAATGCAGCCAAATGGTTTGAAAAATTACTTGAGCTTAACGAATCATCACAATTTATTCATGAAAAATTAAGTTTTTGCTATGATAGAGTTTACGAACCTGAAAAAGCCATAGAACACCAATTAATAGCTTTAAAGTTTGATCCTAAAAATGCTACAAATTTGTTTATTCTAGGTCAACTATACCAAGATATAGATGACTTTAAAAATGCCGAAAAATATTATAAGGAATCTCTTGCTCTATTAGATAAGCCTTTAGATGCTGAATACATTAAACTAGCTGGTGTTTACAGTCGGCAAAAAAAATACAAAGAATCGATAGATGCTTATAAAAAAGCGATTGATGAAAATCCAAAAAATGAACGAGCACACTTTTTGTCAATTTATGTTAAAGACCAATATTATGAAGATATCGATGCTCGTATTAAACTATTTGAGAACTTTAATAACAGATTTCCGCAGAGTAAATTCAAGACACTTGTCAACTATAAAATAGACGAATTAAAAAAAGAGAAATTTATGAAGACCGATTAA
- a CDS encoding Bax inhibitor-1/YccA family protein, whose protein sequence is MQKLSNYKTSNPAFSNYFWKNNPNTSKTMSVRGILIKSMVCIFIIAMIVAFVWRLYDNGTNVRWFTLGGMLAAIVISIVISVRQHWAHFLVPLYAVAKGCFLGGFSAFIKAKYPELPFQAIGVTIVTFFTILVLYQTRIIIVTKKLRSVIITAAFSIMIVYLISFILSLFGIKTFIWGTSWIALIFNVIAAIVAAFTLLLDFDYIEKHKNKADKYKEWIATWGLLVSLVWLYTEILRLMRTFAIKF, encoded by the coding sequence ATGCAGAAACTATCCAACTATAAAACGTCCAATCCAGCTTTTTCCAATTATTTCTGGAAAAATAACCCTAATACTTCTAAAACAATGAGTGTTAGAGGTATTCTCATTAAATCTATGGTTTGTATTTTCATTATTGCAATGATTGTTGCATTTGTTTGGAGATTATACGACAATGGCACTAATGTAAGATGGTTTACACTTGGTGGTATGTTGGCAGCAATTGTTATTAGTATTGTCATTTCGGTAAGGCAACATTGGGCACATTTTTTAGTACCTCTTTATGCGGTTGCTAAAGGTTGTTTTTTAGGTGGTTTTAGTGCATTTATAAAAGCTAAATATCCTGAATTACCTTTTCAGGCAATAGGTGTAACCATTGTCACTTTTTTTACCATTTTAGTATTATACCAAACACGGATTATTATAGTAACCAAAAAACTTAGAAGTGTTATTATTACTGCTGCTTTCTCAATCATGATTGTGTATTTGATATCTTTCATTTTGAGCTTGTTTGGTATTAAAACATTTATTTGGGGAACGTCTTGGATTGCTCTAATATTTAATGTTATTGCAGCTATTGTTGCTGCGTTTACATTGTTATTGGACTTTGATTATATTGAAAAACATAAAAACAAAGCCGATAAGTACAAAGAATGGATTGCTACTTGGGGTTTATTGGTATCTCTGGTTTGGTTGTACACAGAGATTTTAAGACTCATGCGAACATTCGCTATAAAATTCTAA
- a CDS encoding glycosyltransferase produces MIFIILITTILYCLLIGFFVIGFNRVKSFEEPFLRNLTRFTIVVPFRNEEENLPDLIKSLESLNYSKNHFEVLFVDDDSTDNSVELCSRLLSCSQLDFKIIKNKRSSNSPKKDAITTAINNAKYYWIATTDADCEVPNRWLETSNSFINSYDVAMIVAPVTYTSSDSFLKQFQTLDVLSLQAVTIAGFGLSLPFLCNGANLFYRKDLFEELNGFDNNNDIASGDDIFLLEKAVKKYPKLVKYLKSTNAIIFTKAETSLSALIQQRIRWTAKTSTYKNTFGKFVGILVLTMNSLVVTTLFLSIFGLFSWLYFTIFLTSKLAMDYLLLSKSTRFFNQTNLLNNYFFSGLLYPFFTVFVAFKAMFSKYKWKGRSFKK; encoded by the coding sequence ATGATTTTTATCATTCTAATTACAACAATATTGTATTGCCTTTTAATAGGCTTTTTTGTTATTGGATTTAATAGAGTTAAGTCTTTCGAAGAACCTTTTTTAAGGAATCTAACTCGTTTTACCATTGTTGTTCCTTTTAGAAATGAAGAAGAAAATTTACCCGATTTAATCAAGTCACTAGAGAGTTTAAACTACTCCAAGAATCATTTTGAAGTCCTTTTTGTGGATGATGACTCTACTGATAATTCGGTAGAATTATGCTCACGATTATTAAGTTGTTCGCAATTAGATTTTAAAATTATTAAGAACAAACGCTCATCTAATTCACCAAAAAAAGATGCCATTACGACTGCCATTAATAATGCTAAATACTACTGGATTGCAACTACAGATGCCGATTGTGAAGTTCCAAATAGATGGCTTGAAACAAGCAATTCATTTATAAACAGTTATGATGTTGCTATGATTGTTGCTCCAGTAACTTATACATCATCTGACTCTTTTTTAAAACAGTTCCAAACATTGGATGTTTTAAGTCTACAAGCGGTGACTATTGCTGGTTTTGGACTTTCATTACCTTTTTTGTGTAATGGTGCCAATTTATTTTATAGAAAAGATTTATTTGAAGAACTTAATGGCTTTGATAATAATAATGATATTGCTAGTGGTGATGATATTTTCTTGCTTGAAAAGGCAGTGAAAAAATACCCTAAACTGGTTAAATACTTAAAATCTACAAACGCTATTATATTTACAAAAGCAGAAACTTCTTTGTCTGCGCTTATTCAACAGCGTATTCGTTGGACAGCCAAAACTAGCACTTACAAAAATACTTTTGGAAAATTTGTCGGTATTTTAGTTTTAACAATGAACAGCTTAGTTGTTACTACTCTTTTCCTAAGTATTTTTGGACTCTTTAGCTGGTTATATTTTACAATTTTTTTAACTTCAAAACTTGCGATGGATTATTTACTGCTATCTAAATCGACGAGGTTCTTCAATCAAACAAATCTTCTAAACAATTACTTTTTTAGTGGCTTACTGTATCCTTTTTTTACCGTTTTTGTAGCCTTTAAAGCGATGTTCTCTAAATATAAATGGAAAGGTAGAAGTTTTAAAAAATAA
- a CDS encoding outer membrane beta-barrel protein, which produces MSFIKNKYKRPLLCLLLFCVTSLSFAQGDTEKIRLQLALGVNNPIDNGENDGYYAKDINLPTINFGIRYMFKPNKLGAKLDVGYNRSKSDVGSLDFKLNYTRVNAQIVYDFYDLLNFLPQEMTIQAHAGPGISFTKPLLNDSENTYTYLNGLVGLDVYFSLSRKLSVFVDVAYAKSLSSKNKYDVALDGYSFNGDLVYTTVGLSVALSGCRYCD; this is translated from the coding sequence ATGAGCTTTATAAAAAATAAATATAAAAGACCTTTACTCTGTTTACTACTTTTTTGTGTAACATCCTTAAGTTTTGCTCAAGGGGATACTGAAAAAATCCGATTACAACTAGCATTAGGTGTAAACAACCCAATTGATAATGGTGAAAACGATGGTTATTATGCTAAAGATATTAACTTGCCAACCATTAACTTTGGGATTAGATATATGTTTAAGCCTAACAAATTGGGAGCAAAACTTGATGTTGGCTATAATAGGTCAAAAAGCGATGTAGGGTCTTTAGATTTTAAACTTAATTACACACGCGTTAATGCACAGATTGTGTACGATTTTTATGATTTGTTGAATTTCTTGCCTCAAGAAATGACTATTCAAGCACATGCTGGACCAGGAATAAGCTTTACAAAACCCTTATTAAATGATTCTGAAAACACGTACACCTATTTAAATGGATTAGTAGGGTTGGATGTTTACTTTAGTTTATCGCGTAAGCTATCTGTATTTGTAGATGTTGCTTATGCAAAAAGTTTGTCGAGTAAAAATAAGTACGATGTAGCTCTAGATGGTTACTCGTTTAATGGAGATTTAGTATATACCACTGTTGGACTATCAGTAGCATTAAGTGGTTGTAGATATTGCGATTAA
- the ruvC gene encoding crossover junction endodeoxyribonuclease RuvC — protein MDKERIILGIDPGTTIMGFGLIRVRNKKMQFMQLNELSLKKYDDHYLKLKLIFERTIELIDTHHPDEIAIEAPFFGKNVQSMLKLGRAQGVAMAAGLSRQIPITEYLPKKIKMAITGNGNASKEQVAKMLQSTLGLKTLPKNLDATDGLAAAVCHFYNSGKVTVGKSYSGWESFVKNNEKRIKK, from the coding sequence ATGGATAAAGAACGAATTATATTAGGTATTGATCCTGGAACCACAATTATGGGTTTTGGGCTAATAAGAGTACGTAATAAAAAAATGCAGTTTATGCAACTTAATGAACTCAGTTTGAAAAAATATGATGATCATTACTTAAAACTAAAACTCATTTTTGAACGTACCATAGAACTTATTGACACGCATCATCCAGATGAAATAGCTATTGAAGCGCCTTTCTTTGGAAAGAACGTACAAAGTATGCTCAAATTAGGAAGAGCGCAAGGTGTTGCCATGGCAGCAGGATTATCGCGACAAATTCCAATTACTGAATATTTGCCAAAAAAGATTAAAATGGCCATTACTGGAAATGGTAATGCGAGTAAAGAACAAGTTGCAAAAATGTTACAAAGTACCTTAGGACTAAAAACCTTACCAAAAAACCTAGATGCAACCGATGGTTTAGCAGCTGCAGTATGTCATTTTTATAATTCTGGAAAAGTAACTGTCGGTAAAAGTTATTCTGGTTGGGAAAGTTTTGTGAAAAACAATGAAAAAAGAATAAAAAAGTAG
- the hemW gene encoding radical SAM family heme chaperone HemW produces MSGIYIHIPFCKQACYYCDFHFSTSLNKKDELLQALVKELELRKEELHNQTIETIYFGGGTPSLLSNEELKLLIDAVYKNYQVVENPEITLEANPDDLSKDRIIQLSKSPINRLSIGIQSFFEDDLKSMNRAHNATEAKDCLKEATRHFDNITIDLIYGIPNMSLDKWNQNLQIAFDFGVNHISSYALTVEPKTALDSFIKKGIYPPINEELALKHFNHLITETDKQGFVQYEISNFGKADYFSKHNTSYWQGKSYLGIGPSAHSFNNNQRSWNVSNNTKYITSIQQNELPSTVEALSKKDRFNEYVMTGLRTVWGVSLNKIEEDFGVEYKEHLLTASKEFINQQLLVITSNDCDSNCIEKLQATQKGKFLIDGISSSLFLI; encoded by the coding sequence ATGAGCGGCATCTACATCCACATACCATTTTGCAAACAAGCATGTTACTACTGTGACTTCCATTTTTCAACGTCTTTAAATAAAAAGGATGAATTGCTTCAGGCTTTAGTAAAAGAGTTAGAGTTACGAAAAGAAGAACTTCACAATCAAACTATAGAAACTATCTATTTTGGTGGAGGTACACCTTCATTATTATCGAATGAAGAATTAAAATTATTGATTGATGCTGTTTATAAAAACTATCAAGTTGTAGAAAACCCAGAAATCACCTTAGAAGCAAATCCAGACGATTTATCTAAAGATCGAATAATCCAATTATCTAAAAGTCCAATTAACCGTTTAAGCATTGGCATTCAATCCTTCTTTGAAGACGATTTAAAAAGCATGAATCGTGCGCATAATGCAACAGAAGCAAAAGATTGTTTAAAGGAAGCAACTCGTCACTTCGATAACATCACTATCGATTTAATTTACGGTATTCCAAACATGAGTTTAGATAAGTGGAATCAAAATCTACAGATAGCTTTTGATTTTGGAGTTAATCATATTTCTAGTTATGCCTTAACAGTTGAGCCAAAAACAGCCTTAGATAGTTTTATTAAAAAAGGTATCTATCCACCAATTAATGAAGAATTGGCCTTAAAACATTTTAATCATTTAATAACAGAAACCGATAAACAAGGTTTTGTGCAATACGAGATTTCTAATTTTGGAAAAGCTGATTATTTCTCTAAGCATAATACAAGTTATTGGCAAGGGAAATCCTATTTAGGAATTGGCCCATCAGCCCATTCGTTTAATAATAATCAACGAAGTTGGAATGTGTCAAATAACACAAAATATATTACATCTATTCAGCAAAACGAATTGCCTTCAACTGTTGAAGCACTCTCTAAAAAGGATAGGTTTAATGAGTATGTTATGACGGGTTTGCGTACTGTTTGGGGAGTTTCATTAAATAAAATTGAAGAAGACTTTGGAGTCGAATATAAAGAACATTTACTAACAGCATCTAAAGAATTTATCAATCAACAATTACTTGTTATCACTTCGAATGATTGCGATAGCAATTGTATCGAGAAGTTACAAGCAACCCAAAAAGGAAAGTTTTTAATTGATGGTATTTCATCAAGTCTTTTTCTTATTTAA
- a CDS encoding cyclase family protein: MKAVINVNSRTYAIYIDKPLDISIPLRATKSNVNAWYIDEPIIEPVKMDDFIVSVEHGAPVNFNNIQFNPHAHGTHTECVGHITEKKYSINQCLKQFFFVAEVITVAPEKLGDDFVISAKQLRFAIGNKKREAVIIRTLPNTTEKLSQQYSNTNPPYLLEEAAIYLKSKGVKHLLIDLPSVDKERDDGELLSHNAFWNTDGKIRTEATITEFIYVPNSIEDGKYILNLQIAPFENDATPSKPILYKLYE; encoded by the coding sequence ATGAAAGCAGTTATAAACGTAAACAGTCGTACCTACGCCATATATATAGATAAACCCTTAGATATTTCAATTCCATTACGTGCAACAAAAAGCAACGTAAATGCTTGGTATATTGATGAACCTATTATAGAACCAGTAAAAATGGATGACTTTATTGTAAGCGTTGAACATGGAGCTCCAGTAAATTTTAATAACATCCAGTTTAATCCACATGCTCACGGTACACATACAGAATGTGTTGGTCATATTACAGAAAAAAAATACAGTATTAATCAATGTCTAAAACAGTTCTTTTTTGTCGCTGAAGTCATAACAGTTGCGCCAGAAAAATTAGGAGATGATTTTGTGATTTCGGCAAAGCAATTGCGTTTTGCAATTGGAAATAAAAAGCGTGAAGCAGTGATTATTAGAACATTGCCAAATACCACTGAAAAATTATCGCAACAATATTCAAATACTAATCCACCATACTTGTTAGAAGAAGCAGCAATTTATTTAAAAAGTAAAGGGGTAAAGCATTTACTTATTGATTTACCAAGTGTTGACAAAGAAAGAGATGATGGCGAATTATTATCTCATAATGCTTTTTGGAATACAGACGGAAAAATAAGAACCGAAGCGACTATTACAGAGTTTATTTATGTGCCTAATAGTATTGAAGATGGTAAGTATATTCTAAATCTTCAAATAGCACCATTTGAGAATGATGCAACACCTAGTAAGCCTATTTTATATAAATTATACGAATAG
- a CDS encoding DUF4230 domain-containing protein: MEAILGLIIGALLTVGIITYIKYVQSKKLTNSQSVILLDKVKSVCKFITVEGDFAEIYHYEDVKQKFLKLITSKKKALVVVNAKAYIGFDLSKIEMKANSNTKTIVLQNFPEAEVLSIDTTLNYYDKKDGYFNKFEATDLTDLQNEAKIHIKDKIPESGLYQAAQKEALEAILLMENLVQTIGWKLDYESLKMDNKTPSKLLE; this comes from the coding sequence ATGGAAGCAATTTTAGGGTTAATAATTGGTGCTTTACTAACAGTTGGTATTATTACCTATATTAAATATGTGCAATCAAAAAAATTGACTAATTCGCAATCTGTTATTCTTTTGGATAAAGTAAAAAGTGTTTGCAAATTTATAACAGTTGAAGGAGATTTTGCAGAGATTTACCATTATGAAGATGTTAAACAAAAGTTCTTAAAACTTATAACTAGTAAGAAAAAAGCCCTAGTTGTGGTTAACGCCAAAGCCTATATTGGATTTGACTTGTCTAAAATAGAAATGAAGGCAAATTCAAATACTAAAACAATAGTTCTGCAAAATTTTCCTGAAGCAGAAGTATTATCTATAGACACCACTTTGAATTATTATGATAAAAAAGATGGTTATTTTAATAAATTTGAAGCAACCGATCTTACTGATTTACAGAATGAAGCCAAGATTCATATAAAAGATAAAATCCCAGAAAGTGGTTTGTATCAAGCAGCACAAAAAGAAGCCTTAGAAGCGATACTGTTAATGGAAAATTTAGTTCAAACCATTGGTTGGAAACTAGATTATGAATCTTTAAAAATGGATAATAAAACACCTTCAAAATTATTAGAATGA